The Amycolatopsis methanolica 239 nucleotide sequence CACGAGCGAGGCGGCGACGACCGAGCCGACGCCGAAGAACGCGCCGTGCGAGAGGGCGGCGATCACGCGGCCGGTCATGAGCAGACCGTATCCGGGTCCGATCGCGGAGACGACGTTGCCCGCGATGAACAACACCATCAGGCCGGTGAGGACGGTCTTGCGCGGCACCTTCGAGCCGAGCGCGGTGAGCAGGGGCGCGCCGACCACGACGCCCAGGGCGTAACCGGAGATCAGGAGCCCGGCCGTGGACACCGAGACACCGAGGTCGGTGGCGACCTCGGGCAGCAGGCCCATGATCACGAACTCCGGGGTGCTGATGCCGAAGGCGGCGATGGCCAGCGCGATGAGGGCGACAGGCATGTGCTTCCTCGTGAGAGCTTGTGGGATCAGCTTAACAACTACCCGCTTTCGCAATAGTTGCACACGCGGACTATTGTCGACGACGGCTAGGCTGGCGGGCAAGTAGACTGGGGGCCTGCGAGGAAGAGGTGAAGCGTGTCACTGCCCGACGACGCGGTCGAAGCCCGCGCGCACGGCTGGCGGACCCTGGCGGCGCTGCACGCCCGGATCGAGGACCGGCTGGAGCGCGCGCTGCAACGTGACCACGAGCTGTCCGTGAGCGAGTACACGGTGCTGGAGGTGCTGTCCCGCCAGGACGGCTTCCACCTGCGCATGAACCAGCTCTCCAGTGCCGTCGTGCTGAGCCAGTCCGCGACCACGCGGCTGGTCAGCAGGCTGGAGGACCGGGGGCTGCTGCAGCGCTACCTGTGCCCGACCGATCGGCGCGGGATCTACACGGAGGTGACCGCGGCGGGGCGGGAGCTGCTGGACGCCGCGCGGCCCACCCACGACCGGGCGCTGACGGAGGCGTTGGCGGCGGCGGAGGAGCTGCCGGAGCTGGCGCCGCTGGTGGCGGCGCTGCAGGCGCTGGAGTTGCCGGCGGCCGCTGGGCGCTGACGCCGGGCTGCTCGGTATCGGCTGCGTTGGCGCCCGCGGATTTCTGTTCGTTCCCCTGTGCCCGGTCGCGGCTGCGCGGCTTGGGGCACGCGGTGTGGCGGGCGCGCTGGGTGGCGGACCGTGCGTGCAGGGGCGCGGGGCTGTCCGGCCGCCGCGGTAAGGGGCCGGGTGTGTCGATCAACTTCGGTGGCGTGCTGGCGCTCGCGGGGCTGCTGGCCGTCGGTGGGTGCGCCGCTCCTTCCGGGCGGCGAGGGGATCACCGAGAGCTTCACCGACAAGGGGCAGGGCAGCGTGTCCTGCCGGCTGAGCGTGGACGGCTCGACCGTGCTCTACTTCGCGGCCGACGTCACTGACCGCGGCACCCCCGCGGTGTCCCCCGACGACGACGGGCCGTGGCGGCTCGGGAACCCCGAACTCGTCGACGGCGTGGGCGACGTGACGGCGGTGGCGGACCGCGGGGCCAAAGCAGCGGCCGAATGCGCACACGCCGGACAGCCGCGGTAGTTCGTGGGTCTCGTCCAGTCGGAGGCCGCACCTCCGCTGGACGCGTTGCTGACGTTCCTGGCGAGCTGGTTCCCGTCGGCGCGCCGCGCTGGGGTACTGACTCAGCGCAGTCCGGCGATCAGCAGTTCCACCAGGCGGCGGGCGTCGTAGCGGGGGTCCGAGTCCGCGCCGACGCACAGGTTTCCCACGCCGCGCATCAGGGCGTACGCCTCGATCTCCCGGCGGATCTCGCCCGCGGCGCGCGCGGCGTCCAGCAGGTTCGCGCACACCGGGACCAGCCGGTCCAAAAAGTTGCCGTGCAGCGCGGCGAAACCCGCCTCGTCGGACTGCAGCACGCCAGCCAGGCCGTGCTTCGTCACCAGGAAGTCCACGAACAGGTCCACCCACTTCCGCAGCGCCTCGTACGGCGCCTCGCTCGCTAGCAGCGCCGTACCGGCCTCGGCGCAGGCGTCGACTTGGTGTCGGTACACGGCGATGATCAGGTCCGCCCTGGTGGGGAAGTGGCGGTAGATCGTGCCCATCCCGACTCCGGCCTCCGCGGCGATGTCCCGCACCGGCGCGTCCACGCCTGTCCGCACGAACACCGCGGCGGCCGCGTCCAGCAGGGCCTTCTCGTTCCGCCGGGCGTCGGCCCGCTTGGTCCGGGCTGGCTTCCCCTCGTCGGCCACGCGCACCTCCTTGTTAAGCGGAACAAGGTTCCGTATTGTGGCCCTGGCCGCGCAGACCAGCCGCCTGCGCCTCGGGCTCCTGGTGACCAGCAACCGGTTCCGCCCGCCCGCGGTGCTGGCCAACGTCGCCACCACCGTGGACGTCGTCTCGGGCGGCCGCCTCGACTTCGGCATCGGCATCGGCGTCGGCTCGCGGCCCGGCCACCCGCTCGCCCGCCGTGATTACGAGGCACACGGCCTGCCCTTCCACGACGCCCCGGACGCCACCGCGAGCCTCGCCGAGGCCCTCACCGTCGTCCGCCGCCTGTGGACCGAGGAGCGCCCGTTCGACTTCGACGGCGCCCACGTGAAGCTCACCGGAGCGTTCGGCAACCCGAAACCGGTGCAGCGTCGCGGCCCGCCGATCCTCGTCGGCGGCCGCGCGAAGGCGACGCTGCGGATGGTCGCCGAGCACGCCGACCTGTGGAACATCCCGGGCGGCGACCTCGGCGACGCCATCGAGCGCAGCGCCCTGCTGGGCCGCTACTGCCACGAGATCGGCCGCGACCCGGCGGCGGTCACGCGGTCGATCCGCTTGCCGGTTTCCTACGAGCGGCCGGGCGACACCCGCGAGGCGATCGCCGCGGCCGCCGACGCCGGCTTCACCCACTTCGTCCTCGGCCTGGCCGCGCCCTACCCGCCCGGCGTCGCCGGGTGTCTGGCCGAGGAGGTGATCACGGCGGCCTGAGCCCGGCCGCGCCCAAGGTTTTCGTGACGTGGAAAGGGCGCTGGTGCCGCCGGTGGCCCGAAGCGAAGGTGGGTCGAGCCACCCCACGTCAGCGAACGGGGACCTTCATGACCATCACCACGCGAGCCGCGGTGTGCCGGGATCCCCGGCACCCCTGGGAGATCATCGACCTCGACCTGGACGAGCCGAAGGCGCACGAGGTCCGGATCCGCTTCCACGCGGCCGGCCTGTGCCACTCCGACGACCACATCCAGAAGGGCGACGCGCAGATGCGCTTCCCCGTGGTCGGCGGGCACGAGGGCGCCGGGGTCGTCGAGGCCGTCGGCGCGGACGTCACCCGCGTCGCGGCCGGCGACCACGTCGTCTGCTCCTTCATCCCGGCCTGCGGCCAGTGCCGCTACTGCTCCACCGGGCACCAGAACCTGTGCGACGCAGGCAAGAACGCCTCCACCGGGGAGTTCCCCGACGGCACGTTCCGCTTCCACGCCGGCGGCGAGGACTTCGGCGGGCTGTGCGTGCTCGGCACCTTCTCGCAGTACGCGGTCGTGTCGGAGTTCTCCTGCATCCCGATCCCGCGGGACATCCCGTTCGAGATCGCCGCGCTGGTCGGCTGCGGCGTGCCGACCGGCTGGGGCTCGGCGGTGTACGCGGCGGGCGTGCGTGCCGGGGAGACCGTCGTGATCTACGGCGCCGGTGGCGTCGGCAGCAACGCTGTGCAGGGCGCGCGCTACGCCGGGGCGAAGAACGTGGTCGTGGTCGATCCTGTGGAGTTCAAGCGGGACATGGCGAAGGTGTTCGGCGCGACCCACACCTTCGCCACCGCCAAGGAAGCACACGACTTCGTCGTCGAAACCACCTGGGGCCAGCTCGCCGACCACGCGATCATCACCGTCGGCGTCCTGCACGACGAGGTGATCGCCCGCGCGCTCGATGTCGTCGGCAAGAGCGGCAAGGTCACCATCACCGCCGTCGGAGGCGGCTGGATCGACGCCAACGCGGGCCTGTTCATCGGCTACCAGCGGCGGGCGCAGGGCGCGTTGTTCGGCAACTGCAACCCGCTCTACGACGTGCCACGCCTGCTGGGGCTGTACCGCTCGGGCGACCTGAAACTGGACGAGCTGATCACCCGGCGCTACACGCTCGACCAGGTCAACGACGGCTACCAGGACATGCTCGACGGCAAGAACATCCGCGGCGTCATCGTCCACGAGCACTGAAGGGGATCGCGACATGAGCATCACCACCCGCGCCGCCGTCGCCCGCGCGCCCCACCGCCCGTGGGAGATCACCGAGCTGCAGCTCGACGAGCCGAAGGCGCACGAGGTGCGCGTCAAGTTCCACGCCGCCGGGCTGTGCCACTCCGACGACCACATCACCAATGGCGACGCCCCGGTGCGGCTGCCGATCGTCGGCGGCCACGAGGGCGCCGGCGTCGTCGAGTCGGTCGGCCCGCACGTCACCCGGGTCAAACCCGGCGACCGGATCGTCTGCTCCTACATCCCCGCCTGCGGCAAGTGCCGTCCCTGCTCGACCGGGCACCAGAACATGTGCGACGAGGGCAAGAACGCCTCCACCGGCATGTTCGCCGACGGCACGTTCCGCTTCCACGCCGACGGCGAGGACTTCGGCGGGTTCTGCACCCTCGGCACGTTCTCGCAGTACGCGGTGGTGTCCGAATGGGCCTGCCTGCGCCTGCCCGACGACATCCCGTTCGAGATCGCCGCGCTGGTCGGCTGCGGCGTGCCGACCGGCTGGGGCTCGGCGGTGTACGCGGCGGGCGTGCGTGCCGGGGAGACCGTCGTGATCTACGGCGCCGGTGGCGTCGGCAGCAACGCTGTGCAGGGCGCGCGCTACGCCGGGGCGAAGAACGTGGTCGTGGTCGATCCTGTGGAGTTCAAGCGGGACATGGCGAAGGTGTTCGGCGCGACCCACACCTTCGCCACCGCCAAGGAAGCACACGACTTCGTCGTCGAAACCACCTGGGGCCAGCTCGCCGACCACGCCATCTGCACCCCCGGCGTGCTCACCGAGGAGATCGTCAACGCGGCTGTGCGGGTCACCGGCAAGGGTGGCAAGGTCACCGTCACCGCCGTCGGCAAGATCGACGAGCGCGCGGTGCATTTCCCCGCCGGCATGCTGATCGGCTACCAGCGGCAGCTGCGCGGCGCGTTGTTCGGCGACAGCAACCCGCTCTACGACGTGCCACGCCTGCTGGGGCTGTACCGCTCGGGCGACCTGAAACTGGACGAGCTGATCACCCGGCGCTACACGCTCGACCAGGTCAACGACGGCTACCAGGACATGCTCGACGGCAAGAACATCCGCGGCGTCATCGTCCACGAGCACTGACGCCCCGCACCTCCCAACCCCCCACCGATGGCGGCTCCGCAACGAAGCGGGAGATCGACATGCGCACACCCATCCCACGTTTCCTCGCCGCCTTCGCGGCGCTGATCCTCCTCGCCGCCTGTGGCGGCGGGGGCCAGGCCGGTCAGGGCGGCGCGGCCGCCGGGCCCCCGCAACGTGGCGGGAGCATCACCGTGCTGGAGCTGAACTCCTTCGCCGGAGCCTGGCCCAGCGGACTGGACCCGGCGACCAACACGACCGGCGGCGCGAACCTGTCCCAGATGAACGCGATCTTCGGCGGCCTGTTCGCGCTGACCGCGGACGAGGACGGCGGAAACGCCCGCGTCGTCCCGGAACTGGCCAGCGGCTACGAGCTCGCCGACGGCGACCGGACAATCCGCATCACCATCCGCGACGGCGTGAAGTTCAGCGACGGCACGCCCTTCGACGCCGAGGCGGTCGCCTTCAACTTCCGCCGCGACATCACCTCGACCTGCACCTGCGCCCCGCGCTGGCCGCTGGCCGAGCAGAACGGCATCTCCGTCGAGGGCAATTCCGTCGTGCTGCGGTTCACCCGCCCGTACGGCGCGGTGATCAACTCGATGGTGGTGTCCAACGTGAACTGGATCGCCTCGCCCACCGCGCTGCAGCAGATGGGCCCCGAGCAGTTCAAGATCACCCCGGTCGGCGCGGGCCCGTTCAAGGTGGTGTCCAACCAGCTGTCCTCGGAGCTGAAGCTGACCCGCAACGAGAACTACTTCAAGCCCGGACTGCCCTACCTGGACAACCTGACGTTCAAGTCGGTCGGCGGCGACCAGCCCGCCTACCAGGCGATCCTGGCCGGGCAGGCGCAGGCCTACGAGGGCATGAACACCACCCCGCTGATCGAGCAGGCGCAGGCGAACAAGCAGCTGACCGTCACCATCCAGCCGCCCACCTCGCCGTACCTGATCCAGCTCAACACGAAGACCGCGCCGTTCGACAACCAGAAGGCGCGCGAGGCGGTCTACTACGCGACCAATGTGGACGCGATCCGCAAGGGACTGTTCAAGGACTGGTACCCGGCCGCGCAAACCTTCACCGGACCGGGCGGGCTGTTCCACCACGACACCATCGACGGGTACCGCACCTACGACCCGGACAAGGCCCGCGCCCTGGTCGCCGAGCTGGGCGGGCTCACTGTCGACCTCGGCACGCTCAAGAGCTACGTCGCCGAGCAGGTGATGACCGCGCTGCAGAGCCAGTGGGAGGCCGTGGGCATCAAGACCACGATCCACTCCGACCAGCTCAACGCCCTGATCGGCAACTTCAACTCGAACAAGTGGCAGGCGATGCTGCAGACCGCTGGGGCGTGGGATCCCGCGGCCGGTGTCGGCGTCGGGTTCCGCTTCGCCGCCACCTCGCCGTTCAGCGGCGTCAGCGACCCGGCCCTGGACGACCTGCTCAACCAGGCCGCGGCCACCGTCGACCCGGCCACCCGGGAGACGCTGTACCTGCAGGCGGGCAAGCGGATCAGCGACAACGCCTACGCGCCCTACATCCTGGCCTTCGCCCCGGCCAACGTGACCGCGGCCGGCGTGCACGGGCCCGGGCTGACCACGAAGATCCCGCCGGTCCTGGTCAACACCGGGGTGCTGTGGGACCAGGTCTGGACGAGCCGGTGACGGCGATCGGCGCGCCACGGCGGCTGCCGGGGCCGCTGACCTCACCGGCGCTGCGGCTGGTGGCCCGGCGGCTGCTCACAGCGGTCCCCATCGTGCTCGGCGTCAGCGTCCTCACCTTCGCGGTGCTGAGCCTGATCCCGGGCGACACGGCGCAGCTGCTGCTGGGCCCGGAGGCCACGCCCGAGCAGATCGCCGCGCTCAACCAGCAGATGGGGCTGGACCGGCCCGCGGTGGTGCGCTACCTGGACTGGCTCGGCGGCGCGGTCACCGGTGACCTCGGGAACTCGCTGGTCAGCGGGCAGCCGGTGACCGACGAGCTCGGGTCCCGGCTGGCGGTCAGCGGCGAGCTGGTGGGGCTGGCGTTCGTGCTGTCACTGGGGCTGGCGATCCCGGTCGCCCTGATCGCGGCCCGCCGCCCCAACCGGCTCACCGACCGGGTGAGCATGCTGGTCAGCATCACCGGCCTGTCGCTGGCGAACTACGTGCTCGCGCTGCTGCTCGTGCTGGTGTTCGCGGTGCAGCTGGCGGTGTTCCCCGCCATCGGGTTCGTGCCGCTGGAGCAGGGGCTGGGCGCGAACTTGCACTCGCTGTTCCTGCCCGCGCTGGCGATCGCGTTCCCGCTGTTCTGCTTCTACACCCGGTTCCTGCGCGGCGACCTGGTGGACCAGCTGCACGGCGAGGACTACATCACCACGGCGCGGGCGAAGGGGATCGGGCCGTGGCAGGTGCTGCTGCGGCACGCGTTCCGCAACTCGGCGTTCGGGCTGATCACCGTGGTCGGGCTCAACCTGGGCACGATGATCGGCGCGACCGTGATCATCGAGCAGATCTTCGCCCTGCCCGGCATCGGGCAGATGCTGCTGTCGGCCATCAACAGCCGCGACTTCGTCGTGGTCCAGGCCTGCGTGGTGGTCTTCGCCGTGGTCGCGGTGGCCGCCAACCTGCTGACCGACCTGCTCTACGCCGTACTCGACCCGAGGATCCGCTATGGCGACGGTTGATCTGCCCACGGCGCTGCCCGCGGCGCGTCCGTCCCGCGTGCGCGGCTGGCTGCGGCACGTCGAACTGGGCGTCCCGCTGGCGCTGCTCGCGCTGGTGTTCGGCGCGTGCTTCCTGTGGCCGCTGGTCGCCTCGGTGCCCGAGCCGATCGGCGGGGACGTGCTGGAGTCGAACCTGCCCGCGTTCTCGCCGGGCCACCTGCTGGGCACCGACCCCAACGGCAACGACGTCTGGTCCCGGCTCCTGCACGGCGGGCAGTCCTCGCTGATCGTCGGTGTCGCGGTCAACGTGCTGGGCCTGCTGGCAGGCGGCACCCTCGGCGCGGTGAGCGCCTACCTCGGCGGCGCGGTGGACGCGGTGATCATGCGCGTGCTGGACGTGCTGATCGCGTTCCCGTCGCTGGTGCTGACCCTGGCGGTGGCGCAGAGCCTCGGGCCGAGCCAGGTGAACACGATCCTGGCGCTGGCGTTCTTCTCGGTGCCTGCGTTCGCGCGGATCTCCCGTGCCGCGACGCTGCGGTTGCGGGAGCAGCCGTTCATGGTCGCCGCGCACCTGTCCGGCACGCGGGTGTGGCGGATGCTGTTCCGGCACCTCGCGCCGAACATCGCGCCGCAGCTGGTGACGTTCTCGATGCTGGGCATGGGCATCGTGATCGTGATCGAGGGCGCGCTGAGCTTCCTCGGCCTCGGCATCCCGCCACCCGCGCCGAGCTGGGGCAACATGATCTCCCAGGGACAGGCGAGCCTGTCGGCGACGCCGACGCTCGTGGTCTGGCCGTCCCTGGCGCTCTTTGTGACCGTCCTGGCATTCAACCTGCTGGGCGAGACGCTACGGGGACGCTGGAGCGGCCGATGAGCATCGACGAACTGACCACGCCGGCGTCCGTGCGGACCGGGACGCTGCTGGAGGTCGAGGACCTGCACGTGACGTTCGCGGCCCGGGGACGCACGGTGCGCGCGGTCAACGGGCTGTCCTACCGGCTGGAGGCGGGCCGGACGCTGGCGATCATCGGCGAGTCCGGGTCGGGCAAGTCGGTCAGCTCGCGGGCGCTGATGGGGCTGCTGCCGCCGACGGCGCGGATCACCGGATCGGCGCGCTACCGCGGCGTCGAGCTGCTCGGCCTGCCGGAACGGCGGATGCGGCGGCACCGGGGCGCGGACCTGGCGATGGTGTTCCAGGACCCGGCGCGGTCGCTGAACCCGACGATGCGGATCGGCGTGCAGATCACCGAGGCGGTGCGCGCGCACGGCGACCACGACCGGCGCGCCGCCCGGGACCGCGCGATGGACCTGCTGAAACTGGTGCGGTTGCCGGCCCCGGAGCGGCGGTTCCACGAGTACCCGCACCAGCTCTCCGGCGGCATGCGCCAGCGGGTGATGATCGCGATCGCGCTGGCCGCGGACCCGAAGCTGCTGATCGCCGACGAGGCCACCACGGCGCTGGACGTGACCACGCAGGCGCAGATCATGGAGCTGCTGCTGGAACTGCAGGAGCGGCTCGGCACGGCGATCATCCTGATCAGCCACGACCTCGGGCTCGCGGCGACCTACGCGCACGACGTGATCGTGATGTACGCGGGACGGGCGGTGGAGTACGCGGCGGCGCCGGCGCTGTTCTCGCGGGTGCGGATGCCGTACACGAAGGCGTTGCTGGGCGCGATCCCGCGGGTGGAGCGCCCGCCGCACGCCGAGCTGCCGGTCACGCCGGGGCAGCCGCCCGACCTGACGAACCTGCCGTCCGGGTGCCCGTTCGCGCCCCGCTGCGACCGTGCCGCGTCCGATTGCGTGGCCGAGGCGCCCCCGCTGACCGAACACGAGCCGGGACACGCGTGGGCGTGCTGGCACCCCTGCGAGGAGGACGTATGACACCGGTGACGTGGTGCACGGTGCGCGGGCGCGGCCGGTCCACTCTGGATGGAGCGGACCGATGACCACTGTGGAGGAACCGCTGCTGGAGGCGCGCAACCTGGTGCAGGAGTTCACCGTCCGGGGCCGGGGCGGCACGCGTGGCGGGGTGGTGCACGCGTTGTCCGACGTGTCGTTCGACATCCGCCCGCGCGAGACGCTCGGCGTGGTGGGGGAGACCGGCTCGGGCAAGTCGACGCTGGCCCGCTCGATCCTGCAGGCCCCGCGGCCCAAGGCCGGCTCGGTGCGGTTGCGCGGTATGGACCTCGCGACCGTGAAGGGCCGGCGGCTCGCGGACGCCCGGCGGCACGTGCAGATGGTGTTCCAGGACCCGTTCGGCTCCCTCAACCCGCGGTGGCGCGTCACCGACATCGTCGAGGAGCCGATGGTCGGCTACCGCACCGCGCCCGCCGCCGAGCGGCGCCGTCGGGCGCGGGACCTGCTGGACCTGGTCGGGCTGAACCCGGACACGTTCGGGCGGCGGCGTCCGCACGAGTTGTCCGGCGGGCAGTGCCAGCGGGTCGCGATCGCCCGCGCGCTGGCGCTGGACCCGGCGCTGATCGTGTGCGATGAGGCCGTGTCCTCTTTGGACGTGCTGATCCAGGCGCAGGTGCTGAACCTGTTCGAGCGGCTGCGGTCGGAGCTGGGACTGTCCTACCTGTTCATCTCGCACGACCTGGCGCTGGTCAAGCAGGTCAGCGACCGGGTCGGGGTGATGCACCTCGGGCAGCTGTGCGAGATCGGCCCGG carries:
- a CDS encoding MarR family winged helix-turn-helix transcriptional regulator; protein product: MSLPDDAVEARAHGWRTLAALHARIEDRLERALQRDHELSVSEYTVLEVLSRQDGFHLRMNQLSSAVVLSQSATTRLVSRLEDRGLLQRYLCPTDRRGIYTEVTAAGRELLDAARPTHDRALTEALAAAEELPELAPLVAALQALELPAAAGR
- a CDS encoding ABC transporter ATP-binding protein — translated: MSIDELTTPASVRTGTLLEVEDLHVTFAARGRTVRAVNGLSYRLEAGRTLAIIGESGSGKSVSSRALMGLLPPTARITGSARYRGVELLGLPERRMRRHRGADLAMVFQDPARSLNPTMRIGVQITEAVRAHGDHDRRAARDRAMDLLKLVRLPAPERRFHEYPHQLSGGMRQRVMIAIALAADPKLLIADEATTALDVTTQAQIMELLLELQERLGTAIILISHDLGLAATYAHDVIVMYAGRAVEYAAAPALFSRVRMPYTKALLGAIPRVERPPHAELPVTPGQPPDLTNLPSGCPFAPRCDRAASDCVAEAPPLTEHEPGHAWACWHPCEEDV
- a CDS encoding ABC transporter ATP-binding protein, whose amino-acid sequence is MTTVEEPLLEARNLVQEFTVRGRGGTRGGVVHALSDVSFDIRPRETLGVVGETGSGKSTLARSILQAPRPKAGSVRLRGMDLATVKGRRLADARRHVQMVFQDPFGSLNPRWRVTDIVEEPMVGYRTAPAAERRRRARDLLDLVGLNPDTFGRRRPHELSGGQCQRVAIARALALDPALIVCDEAVSSLDVLIQAQVLNLFERLRSELGLSYLFISHDLALVKQVSDRVGVMHLGQLCEIGPAEEIYRAPRHPYTVALLESIPHVDADAAANRRPVTIRGEPPSPISPPSGCRFRTRCPRARDRCAVETPLLRELAPGHQAACHFPEEDV
- a CDS encoding ABC transporter substrate-binding protein, which codes for MRTPIPRFLAAFAALILLAACGGGGQAGQGGAAAGPPQRGGSITVLELNSFAGAWPSGLDPATNTTGGANLSQMNAIFGGLFALTADEDGGNARVVPELASGYELADGDRTIRITIRDGVKFSDGTPFDAEAVAFNFRRDITSTCTCAPRWPLAEQNGISVEGNSVVLRFTRPYGAVINSMVVSNVNWIASPTALQQMGPEQFKITPVGAGPFKVVSNQLSSELKLTRNENYFKPGLPYLDNLTFKSVGGDQPAYQAILAGQAQAYEGMNTTPLIEQAQANKQLTVTIQPPTSPYLIQLNTKTAPFDNQKAREAVYYATNVDAIRKGLFKDWYPAAQTFTGPGGLFHHDTIDGYRTYDPDKARALVAELGGLTVDLGTLKSYVAEQVMTALQSQWEAVGIKTTIHSDQLNALIGNFNSNKWQAMLQTAGAWDPAAGVGVGFRFAATSPFSGVSDPALDDLLNQAAATVDPATRETLYLQAGKRISDNAYAPYILAFAPANVTAAGVHGPGLTTKIPPVLVNTGVLWDQVWTSR
- a CDS encoding ABC transporter permease, which produces MGPGLDEPVTAIGAPRRLPGPLTSPALRLVARRLLTAVPIVLGVSVLTFAVLSLIPGDTAQLLLGPEATPEQIAALNQQMGLDRPAVVRYLDWLGGAVTGDLGNSLVSGQPVTDELGSRLAVSGELVGLAFVLSLGLAIPVALIAARRPNRLTDRVSMLVSITGLSLANYVLALLLVLVFAVQLAVFPAIGFVPLEQGLGANLHSLFLPALAIAFPLFCFYTRFLRGDLVDQLHGEDYITTARAKGIGPWQVLLRHAFRNSAFGLITVVGLNLGTMIGATVIIEQIFALPGIGQMLLSAINSRDFVVVQACVVVFAVVAVAANLLTDLLYAVLDPRIRYGDG
- a CDS encoding NDMA-dependent alcohol dehydrogenase, with protein sequence MTITTRAAVCRDPRHPWEIIDLDLDEPKAHEVRIRFHAAGLCHSDDHIQKGDAQMRFPVVGGHEGAGVVEAVGADVTRVAAGDHVVCSFIPACGQCRYCSTGHQNLCDAGKNASTGEFPDGTFRFHAGGEDFGGLCVLGTFSQYAVVSEFSCIPIPRDIPFEIAALVGCGVPTGWGSAVYAAGVRAGETVVIYGAGGVGSNAVQGARYAGAKNVVVVDPVEFKRDMAKVFGATHTFATAKEAHDFVVETTWGQLADHAIITVGVLHDEVIARALDVVGKSGKVTITAVGGGWIDANAGLFIGYQRRAQGALFGNCNPLYDVPRLLGLYRSGDLKLDELITRRYTLDQVNDGYQDMLDGKNIRGVIVHEH
- a CDS encoding NDMA-dependent alcohol dehydrogenase, with amino-acid sequence MSITTRAAVARAPHRPWEITELQLDEPKAHEVRVKFHAAGLCHSDDHITNGDAPVRLPIVGGHEGAGVVESVGPHVTRVKPGDRIVCSYIPACGKCRPCSTGHQNMCDEGKNASTGMFADGTFRFHADGEDFGGFCTLGTFSQYAVVSEWACLRLPDDIPFEIAALVGCGVPTGWGSAVYAAGVRAGETVVIYGAGGVGSNAVQGARYAGAKNVVVVDPVEFKRDMAKVFGATHTFATAKEAHDFVVETTWGQLADHAICTPGVLTEEIVNAAVRVTGKGGKVTVTAVGKIDERAVHFPAGMLIGYQRQLRGALFGDSNPLYDVPRLLGLYRSGDLKLDELITRRYTLDQVNDGYQDMLDGKNIRGVIVHEH
- a CDS encoding TetR/AcrR family transcriptional regulator is translated as MADEGKPARTKRADARRNEKALLDAAAAVFVRTGVDAPVRDIAAEAGVGMGTIYRHFPTRADLIIAVYRHQVDACAEAGTALLASEAPYEALRKWVDLFVDFLVTKHGLAGVLQSDEAGFAALHGNFLDRLVPVCANLLDAARAAGEIRREIEAYALMRGVGNLCVGADSDPRYDARRLVELLIAGLR
- a CDS encoding LLM class flavin-dependent oxidoreductase, translating into MALAAQTSRLRLGLLVTSNRFRPPAVLANVATTVDVVSGGRLDFGIGIGVGSRPGHPLARRDYEAHGLPFHDAPDATASLAEALTVVRRLWTEERPFDFDGAHVKLTGAFGNPKPVQRRGPPILVGGRAKATLRMVAEHADLWNIPGGDLGDAIERSALLGRYCHEIGRDPAAVTRSIRLPVSYERPGDTREAIAAAADAGFTHFVLGLAAPYPPGVAGCLAEEVITAA
- a CDS encoding ABC transporter permease, whose product is MATVDLPTALPAARPSRVRGWLRHVELGVPLALLALVFGACFLWPLVASVPEPIGGDVLESNLPAFSPGHLLGTDPNGNDVWSRLLHGGQSSLIVGVAVNVLGLLAGGTLGAVSAYLGGAVDAVIMRVLDVLIAFPSLVLTLAVAQSLGPSQVNTILALAFFSVPAFARISRAATLRLREQPFMVAAHLSGTRVWRMLFRHLAPNIAPQLVTFSMLGMGIVIVIEGALSFLGLGIPPPAPSWGNMISQGQASLSATPTLVVWPSLALFVTVLAFNLLGETLRGRWSGR